One Mycolicibacterium crocinum DNA window includes the following coding sequences:
- a CDS encoding MinD/ParA family ATP-binding protein, which yields MTDRDDYRYRQSPPPPGYGGPPTERLPRIEVPTPPMPQTPYPPLPAPAPARAPKPKPTRGWRRGVHAVTFGLVNPGPSREDKRQAAMEAMVAAPLRGHYKIGVLGKGGVGKTTVSASVGCVLAELRRGDRVVAVDADTAFGRLGSRIDPRADGSYWELAKNKNLQSFAEVLTRMGSNSSGLFVLAGENGSRRGILDPAIYREATMRLDRHFTISIVDCGSTMDAPVTQEAMRDMDALIVVSSPWPDGASAAAQTMEWLAAHGKTGLMQRSVIVLNDSDGHSDKKTRGVLADQFRSRRQAVVEVPFDPGLRPGGVINNTGEMSLPTRRAFVEVAAVISQFLATVPARGPR from the coding sequence ATGACCGACCGCGACGACTACCGATACCGGCAGAGCCCGCCCCCGCCGGGGTACGGCGGCCCGCCCACCGAGCGGCTGCCCCGCATCGAGGTCCCGACGCCGCCGATGCCGCAGACGCCGTATCCCCCGCTGCCGGCTCCCGCTCCTGCGCGGGCCCCGAAACCCAAGCCGACGCGGGGTTGGCGTCGCGGCGTGCACGCCGTGACGTTCGGGCTGGTGAACCCCGGCCCGTCGCGGGAAGACAAACGGCAGGCGGCGATGGAGGCCATGGTGGCCGCCCCGCTGCGCGGGCACTACAAGATCGGCGTGCTGGGCAAGGGCGGTGTCGGCAAGACGACGGTGTCGGCCAGCGTCGGGTGCGTGCTGGCCGAGTTGCGCCGCGGAGACCGGGTCGTGGCGGTGGACGCCGATACCGCGTTCGGCCGGTTGGGCAGCCGGATCGATCCGCGCGCCGACGGCTCCTACTGGGAGCTGGCCAAGAACAAAAACCTCCAGTCCTTCGCCGAGGTCCTCACCAGAATGGGCAGCAACTCCTCGGGATTGTTCGTGCTGGCCGGCGAGAACGGCAGCCGGCGCGGGATTCTCGATCCGGCGATCTACCGCGAAGCCACCATGCGCTTGGACCGGCACTTCACGATCTCGATCGTCGACTGCGGTTCGACGATGGACGCCCCGGTCACCCAGGAGGCCATGCGGGACATGGACGCGCTGATCGTCGTGTCTTCGCCGTGGCCCGATGGGGCGTCGGCGGCCGCGCAGACCATGGAATGGCTTGCTGCCCATGGCAAGACCGGACTGATGCAGCGTTCGGTGATCGTGCTCAACGACTCCGACGGCCATTCCGACAAGAAGACCCGCGGGGTGCTGGCCGACCAGTTCCGCTCCCGTCGGCAGGCGGTGGTGGAGGTGCCGTTCGATCCGGGTCTGCGGCCGGGCGGTGTCATCAACAACACGGGCGAGATGTCGCTGCCGACCCGCCGCGCATTCGTCGAAGTGGCAGCGGTCATTTCGCAGTTCTTGGCGACCGTCCCGGCCCGTGGACCCCGTTAG
- a CDS encoding serine/threonine-protein kinase, whose product MDPVSIDGYVIESVLGTGGTGTVYLARHERVLVALKVLTAECPAPLRHPHIAQVYEAGRLPDGRHWLAMQYLAGGDADSELRAGRMSPARAVQIIADVAAALDFAHDRDVVHGDVKPSNFLLAEDGRAVLTDFCTSPFEREGMVLTSAAFASPEMLRGGPVDARADVYSLGCSLFRLLTGKPPFFDAGSKDEVVQAHLHREPPRPTQFAPWLPSAMDDVVATALCKDPGGRYPSAGELARAATAALHVKAPPAHAFPRTHPPPRQ is encoded by the coding sequence GTGGACCCCGTTAGCATCGACGGATACGTCATCGAGTCGGTGCTCGGCACCGGCGGCACGGGCACGGTCTACCTGGCCCGCCACGAAAGAGTGCTGGTCGCGCTCAAGGTACTCACTGCCGAATGCCCCGCCCCGTTGCGTCACCCGCATATTGCGCAGGTTTACGAGGCGGGGCGGTTGCCGGACGGAAGGCACTGGCTGGCAATGCAATACCTCGCCGGTGGGGACGCCGACAGCGAGCTGCGGGCCGGCCGGATGTCACCGGCACGGGCGGTGCAGATCATCGCCGATGTCGCCGCAGCACTCGACTTCGCGCACGACCGAGATGTCGTGCACGGTGACGTCAAGCCGTCGAACTTTCTGCTGGCCGAGGACGGCCGTGCAGTGCTAACCGACTTCTGCACGAGTCCATTCGAGCGCGAGGGCATGGTGCTGACGTCGGCCGCCTTCGCGTCGCCGGAGATGTTGCGCGGCGGCCCGGTTGACGCACGGGCCGACGTATATTCATTGGGCTGCTCGCTGTTTCGGCTGCTGACCGGCAAGCCACCGTTCTTCGACGCCGGCTCCAAGGACGAGGTGGTGCAGGCTCACCTGCATCGCGAACCTCCGCGGCCTACCCAGTTCGCGCCGTGGTTGCCTTCGGCGATGGACGACGTCGTAGCCACGGCGCTGTGCAAGGACCCGGGCGGGCGCTACCCGAGCGCGGGCGAGCTGGCACGTGCCGCCACGGCGGCGCTACACGTTAAAGCTCCACCGGCACACGCTTTTCCGCGCACGCATCCGCCACCGCGGCAATGA
- the eccB gene encoding type VII secretion protein EccB, producing MPLNLSNRDQNSGHLFYNRRLRAAITRFSVRMKHDDRKQQAAVALSIVFVLIGCGWMALLHFMKPAGLVGQSNIIGNRDTGALYAKIDNRLYPALNLTSARLATGSSSTPTWVNAKEIAKYPTGPMIGIPGIPDDLTVSANPVSAWSLCDTAAARGSGQPPMVTAIAGEIYGGGRAQPIRPTQAVLVTHGTNTYLVWNGQRTQIDPADRSVTFNLGLDPGVTRPIQISNALFDAMPATEPLVVPVIPEAGSPSRLLAGSVVGSVLETKDSGGNVSGFYALLPDGVQKITGFVADLLRTANSQGSTTPQLISPDKLVDIPQVSVLNVDFYPTGKLDFIDTDANPVTCVGWQKQTTDRQATVTFFSGRGLPSPEGMDSHIVRLVRDSRDPDSVEANQTLILPGSANFVASTSAAAASDTRESLYWVSPQGVRYGVEWDQSTLQALGLDPRQAVQAPWPILRTFAAGPAINRATALLARDTIDPGGAVAPVAAPGQQNAGG from the coding sequence GTGCCACTGAACCTGTCCAACCGGGACCAGAACTCCGGGCACCTGTTCTACAACCGCCGACTGAGGGCGGCGATCACTCGCTTCTCCGTGCGGATGAAGCACGACGACCGCAAGCAGCAGGCGGCCGTCGCGCTGTCGATCGTCTTCGTGCTGATCGGCTGCGGGTGGATGGCGCTGCTGCACTTCATGAAGCCGGCCGGCTTGGTGGGCCAGTCGAACATCATCGGCAACCGCGATACCGGCGCGCTCTACGCGAAGATCGACAATCGGTTGTATCCGGCGCTGAACCTGACCTCGGCTCGACTGGCGACCGGTAGCTCGTCGACGCCGACGTGGGTGAACGCCAAGGAGATCGCCAAGTATCCGACCGGACCGATGATCGGGATCCCGGGCATACCAGACGATTTGACCGTATCGGCGAATCCGGTCTCCGCATGGTCGTTGTGTGACACCGCGGCGGCACGCGGCAGCGGCCAGCCGCCGATGGTGACCGCCATCGCCGGTGAGATCTACGGTGGCGGACGGGCCCAGCCCATTCGCCCGACGCAGGCCGTCCTGGTCACCCATGGCACCAACACGTATCTGGTGTGGAACGGCCAGCGCACCCAGATCGACCCGGCCGACCGTTCGGTCACCTTCAATCTCGGGCTCGACCCGGGCGTGACGCGTCCCATCCAGATTTCCAACGCCCTGTTCGACGCGATGCCGGCGACGGAACCCCTTGTCGTGCCGGTCATTCCGGAGGCCGGCAGCCCGTCGCGGCTGTTGGCGGGGTCGGTGGTGGGCAGTGTCCTGGAGACCAAGGACTCAGGCGGAAACGTCAGCGGCTTCTACGCGCTGCTTCCCGACGGTGTGCAGAAGATCACCGGCTTCGTCGCCGACCTGTTGCGCACCGCCAACAGTCAGGGTTCGACGACGCCCCAGTTGATCTCACCCGACAAGCTCGTTGACATTCCCCAGGTGTCGGTGCTCAACGTCGACTTCTATCCAACCGGCAAGCTGGATTTCATCGACACCGACGCCAACCCGGTGACGTGTGTGGGCTGGCAGAAGCAGACCACCGACCGGCAGGCCACGGTGACATTCTTCAGCGGGCGCGGCCTGCCGAGCCCGGAAGGCATGGACTCGCACATCGTGCGGCTGGTCCGTGACAGCCGCGATCCCGATTCCGTCGAGGCCAACCAGACCCTGATCCTGCCGGGGTCTGCGAACTTCGTCGCATCCACCAGTGCCGCGGCCGCGTCGGACACCCGCGAGAGCCTGTATTGGGTTTCGCCACAAGGGGTTCGGTATGGCGTCGAGTGGGACCAGAGCACGCTGCAGGCGCTCGGACTGGACCCGCGCCAGGCGGTCCAGGCACCGTGGCCGATCTTGCGCACGTTCGCTGCCGGGCCGGCCATCAACCGCGCGACCGCACTACTGGCGCGCGACACCATCGATCCCGGTGGTGCGGTGGCCCCAGTGGCCGCACCCGGCCAACAGAACGCGGGAGGATAG
- a CDS encoding DUF2710 family protein: MAGSSSDRELSDRDLVDAVLKELSEAAERWEALVAQAETITYSVDLGDIHAVANSDGKLIELTLHPAVVTDYSHGELSDRLNLAFAALREEAQTDNQARYGGGLR; this comes from the coding sequence GTGGCGGGATCCAGCAGCGATCGCGAGCTTAGCGACAGGGATCTCGTCGACGCGGTCTTGAAGGAACTGAGCGAGGCTGCCGAGCGTTGGGAGGCGCTCGTCGCGCAGGCCGAGACCATCACGTACAGCGTCGATCTGGGGGACATACACGCGGTGGCGAACTCCGACGGCAAACTCATCGAGCTCACGTTGCACCCGGCGGTCGTCACCGATTACAGCCACGGTGAGCTCAGCGACCGGCTGAATCTGGCTTTCGCCGCCCTGCGCGAGGAAGCCCAAACGGACAACCAGGCACGGTACGGAGGTGGATTGCGGTGA
- a CDS encoding DUF5631 domain-containing protein has translation MAIFGRNSARQRLKRATRQALSVPTHPTPPDATPWVIGGLWPAELETVTPATEVVAQHLKHDLQRIADSANERLGALRHADVPDFARRAEEVRIIETARSYAVQRVESTIRQLRAAADEFDTDPSIPVVVPVVEPTVTEPEPEPEPVAFQPEPEPEPDNRSLERVLEFVARQEPGLRWAVGERADGTTLLVTDLAHGWIPPGIAIPTGVGLPAPGRRAGRIGDLLGDVVRSVVYHPGDPFPAGRTGPLATSTNARELPRVDDLGWKLVEATHWRDGLPRMVHTLAKAGAGRTGVLDAEVDVLRVHSDTARYQLMAQYPDVDAALLSNCLLLAATEAIAVSDELSANYHFAWFEALNAPPASHWGAAT, from the coding sequence GTGGCGATCTTCGGTCGGAACTCGGCGCGTCAGCGCCTGAAGAGGGCGACTCGGCAAGCCCTCTCCGTGCCGACCCATCCCACGCCGCCGGACGCCACACCCTGGGTGATCGGGGGATTGTGGCCCGCGGAGCTGGAGACGGTCACACCGGCGACCGAGGTCGTCGCCCAACACCTGAAGCACGACCTGCAGCGCATCGCGGACTCGGCCAACGAGCGGCTAGGTGCGCTGCGGCATGCCGATGTGCCCGACTTCGCCCGCCGTGCCGAGGAAGTCCGCATCATCGAGACGGCCAGGTCCTATGCGGTCCAGCGCGTCGAGTCCACGATTCGCCAATTGCGCGCTGCCGCAGATGAGTTCGATACCGATCCGTCGATACCTGTCGTGGTGCCTGTCGTCGAGCCGACGGTCACCGAGCCGGAGCCCGAGCCCGAACCGGTCGCGTTTCAACCCGAGCCCGAACCCGAGCCGGACAACCGGAGTCTGGAGCGCGTGCTGGAGTTCGTCGCCCGCCAGGAGCCAGGCCTGCGCTGGGCGGTCGGGGAGCGCGCCGACGGGACGACCCTGCTGGTGACCGACCTCGCGCACGGGTGGATCCCGCCCGGCATCGCGATCCCCACCGGCGTCGGCCTACCCGCGCCGGGCAGACGTGCGGGACGGATCGGCGATCTGCTCGGCGACGTCGTCCGATCCGTGGTCTATCACCCGGGTGACCCGTTCCCCGCCGGGCGAACCGGCCCGCTAGCGACCTCGACCAACGCTCGCGAGCTTCCCCGCGTCGACGACCTGGGCTGGAAATTGGTCGAGGCCACCCACTGGCGCGACGGCCTGCCCCGGATGGTGCACACGTTGGCGAAGGCGGGCGCGGGCCGCACCGGCGTCCTCGATGCCGAAGTCGACGTCCTTCGCGTACATTCCGACACCGCCCGCTATCAACTGATGGCCCAGTATCCCGACGTCGATGCCGCACTGCTGAGCAACTGCCTGTTGCTGGCCGCGACCGAGGCGATCGCCGTGAGCGACGAATTGTCCGCCAACTATCACTTCGCCTGGTTCGAGGCGCTCAATGCTCCACCCGCAAGCCATTGGGGCGCCGCGACGTGA
- a CDS encoding FAD-dependent oxidoreductase produces the protein MTRKPRVVIAGLGDSGLLTAIKLARHADVVGISAKPALVSGQELGLRLARPKDWARDNWISFDKYRGLDRVRTVQATLTGLDLENRTLSGTAPDGSPVTEPYEVLVISTGVRNGFWRQPTLQTPEEIAADLTATHQRLAAADSVIIVGGGAAAVSSAANIATAWPGKKVDLYFPGERALTEHHEKAWNTLHDRLIRLGAGVHPGHRAVLPDGFDGDEITDDAVQWSTGQPDSKADAVLWAIGRVKPNTEWLPPELLDEQGFVKVTPELQLCGHHHMFAIGDVAATDPLRASARARADSLLAHNIRATLADRPLKKYRAPRRRWGSIVGIQADGLEVFAPNGTAYRFPAWSIDRILMPWIVRRGIYKGVRKNQPLA, from the coding sequence ATGACTCGTAAGCCGCGCGTGGTGATCGCCGGCCTCGGCGACAGCGGGCTGCTCACCGCGATCAAGCTGGCCCGGCACGCCGACGTCGTCGGCATCTCGGCCAAGCCGGCATTGGTCAGCGGCCAAGAGCTCGGATTGCGGCTGGCCCGGCCGAAGGACTGGGCCCGCGACAACTGGATCTCCTTCGACAAGTACCGGGGTCTGGACCGGGTGCGCACCGTGCAGGCCACGCTCACCGGTCTGGATCTGGAGAACCGCACACTGTCGGGCACCGCGCCGGACGGCTCGCCGGTCACCGAACCCTATGAGGTACTGGTGATTTCGACGGGGGTGCGCAACGGCTTCTGGCGCCAGCCCACGCTGCAGACACCCGAGGAGATCGCCGCCGACCTGACCGCGACGCACCAGCGACTGGCCGCAGCCGACTCGGTGATCATCGTCGGCGGTGGCGCCGCAGCAGTCAGTTCGGCTGCCAATATCGCCACCGCATGGCCGGGCAAGAAGGTGGACCTGTACTTCCCGGGCGAACGAGCGTTGACCGAGCATCATGAGAAGGCGTGGAACACGCTGCACGACAGGCTGATTCGCTTGGGCGCCGGAGTCCATCCCGGTCACCGCGCGGTACTGCCCGACGGGTTCGACGGAGACGAGATCACCGACGACGCTGTGCAGTGGAGCACTGGACAACCCGACTCGAAGGCCGACGCGGTGCTGTGGGCGATCGGACGGGTCAAGCCCAACACCGAGTGGTTGCCGCCCGAGCTGCTCGACGAGCAGGGCTTCGTCAAGGTCACCCCCGAGCTGCAGCTGTGCGGGCATCACCACATGTTCGCGATCGGCGACGTGGCGGCCACCGACCCGCTGCGGGCCTCGGCGCGGGCGCGGGCCGACTCGCTGCTGGCCCACAACATCCGCGCGACGCTGGCCGACCGTCCACTGAAGAAGTACCGCGCGCCCCGACGCCGGTGGGGCTCGATCGTCGGAATCCAGGCCGACGGATTGGAAGTGTTCGCTCCCAACGGCACCGCCTATCGATTCCCCGCCTGGTCGATCGATCGGATCCTGATGCCGTGGATCGTGCGACGCGGTATCTACAAGGGCGTCCGAAAGAACCAGCCGCTGGCCTGA
- a CDS encoding DUF1295 domain-containing protein, protein MVNRSKAQSLWLVTAAYVVAVGAGAAWLLYGPSATGRLWLDGFTADVIATLVVFVFSRAYRNSSFYDAFWSVIPPLLLIYWWAAGPLGLDSMRCWLVAIVVMYWAIRLTGNWAYSFPGLHHEDWRYPQLRDSAGRLEFFADLFGIHLIPTVQVFLGMLPVYVAVTRPGDGLMWLSWIAFAVGIAAVTLELVADTQMHRFVRDKKPGAVMDRGLWAWSRHPNYFGEISFWFALALFGVAAAPADAWWLFVGVVAMVAMFLGASIPMMEKRSLARRPQYQDVIDRVPMLIPRPPRKAVV, encoded by the coding sequence ATGGTGAACCGGAGCAAAGCCCAGTCGCTGTGGTTGGTCACTGCGGCCTACGTCGTCGCGGTCGGGGCCGGCGCGGCCTGGCTGCTCTACGGTCCGTCGGCGACCGGCCGGTTGTGGCTAGATGGGTTCACCGCCGACGTCATCGCCACCCTGGTGGTGTTCGTCTTCAGTCGGGCGTACCGCAACTCCAGCTTCTACGACGCCTTCTGGAGCGTCATCCCGCCGCTGCTGCTCATCTACTGGTGGGCCGCCGGGCCGCTCGGCCTGGACTCGATGCGGTGCTGGCTCGTCGCGATCGTCGTCATGTACTGGGCGATCCGCTTGACCGGCAACTGGGCGTACAGCTTTCCCGGCCTGCACCACGAGGACTGGCGCTACCCGCAACTGCGCGACAGCGCGGGCCGGCTCGAATTCTTCGCCGACCTCTTCGGGATCCACCTGATCCCGACTGTGCAGGTGTTCCTCGGCATGCTGCCGGTCTACGTCGCGGTCACCCGACCGGGAGACGGCCTGATGTGGCTGAGCTGGATCGCATTCGCCGTTGGCATCGCGGCGGTGACGCTCGAATTGGTCGCCGACACCCAGATGCACCGCTTCGTCCGTGACAAGAAGCCCGGCGCGGTGATGGACCGCGGACTGTGGGCATGGTCGCGGCACCCGAACTACTTCGGCGAGATCAGCTTCTGGTTCGCCCTGGCCCTGTTCGGAGTCGCCGCCGCACCCGCCGATGCCTGGTGGCTGTTCGTCGGGGTGGTGGCCATGGTCGCGATGTTCCTCGGCGCCAGTATTCCGATGATGGAGAAGCGCAGCCTGGCCCGGCGCCCGCAGTATCAGGACGTGATCGATCGAGTGCCGATGCTGATTCCCCGCCCGCCCCGAAAGGCCGTCGTATGA
- a CDS encoding acyl-CoA dehydrogenase family protein — protein sequence MSTVADAERVEDLARRVVADHDPKKVPIPEFLGACYDAGLSWVHFPEGLGGLGLSRGLQAVADRILQGAGGPVPLGLNPMGYGMAAPTVREHAQSDDLKKSLLRPLATTEDIWCQLFSEPGAGSDLAGLATTAVPDGDEWVINGQKVWTSLAHRARWGLLLARTNPDIAKHKGLTYFVLDMHAPGVETRPLRQMTGQAEFNEVYMTDARIPDSHRLGAVGNGWNVAMTTLMNERSALGASGSRRGSGTIKEATTLWASRPDLHTPVLRDRLAQLWLRSEAQRLTSERSRASATSGGPGPEASVGKLVGALLNQHIYEWCMDLLGPEGILYDSYALADGAGDAGVWRGPIQQRFLRSRANTIEGGTTEVMKNILGERVLGLPGDLRADAGMPWKEIPRG from the coding sequence ATGAGCACCGTCGCTGATGCCGAGCGGGTCGAAGACCTGGCCCGGCGGGTCGTGGCCGACCACGACCCAAAGAAAGTCCCGATTCCGGAATTCCTCGGCGCCTGTTACGACGCCGGCCTGTCCTGGGTGCACTTCCCCGAAGGTCTCGGCGGGCTCGGCCTGTCGCGAGGTCTGCAGGCCGTCGCCGACCGGATCCTGCAGGGCGCAGGCGGCCCGGTGCCGCTGGGCCTCAACCCCATGGGCTACGGCATGGCCGCGCCGACCGTGCGCGAACATGCTCAGTCCGACGATCTCAAGAAGTCGCTGCTGCGACCGCTGGCCACCACCGAGGACATCTGGTGCCAGCTGTTCTCCGAGCCCGGCGCCGGCTCCGACCTGGCCGGCCTGGCCACCACGGCGGTGCCTGACGGCGACGAGTGGGTGATCAACGGCCAGAAGGTCTGGACCAGCCTGGCGCACCGCGCCCGGTGGGGTCTGCTGCTGGCGCGCACCAACCCCGACATCGCCAAGCACAAGGGCTTGACCTACTTCGTGCTCGACATGCACGCCCCCGGCGTGGAGACCCGGCCACTGCGCCAGATGACCGGGCAGGCGGAGTTCAACGAGGTCTACATGACCGACGCCCGCATCCCGGACAGTCACCGCCTCGGCGCGGTCGGCAACGGCTGGAACGTCGCGATGACCACGCTGATGAACGAGCGCAGCGCCCTGGGCGCCAGCGGCAGCCGCCGCGGCAGCGGCACCATCAAGGAGGCCACCACGCTGTGGGCCTCGCGGCCCGACCTGCACACCCCGGTGCTGCGGGACCGGTTGGCGCAGTTGTGGTTACGGTCTGAAGCCCAGCGGCTGACCTCGGAGCGCTCCCGCGCCTCGGCCACCTCGGGCGGCCCGGGCCCGGAGGCCTCCGTCGGCAAGCTGGTCGGCGCCCTGCTCAATCAGCACATCTACGAATGGTGCATGGATCTGCTTGGGCCCGAAGGGATCCTCTACGACAGCTACGCATTGGCCGATGGCGCCGGTGACGCAGGTGTCTGGCGCGGGCCGATCCAGCAGCGCTTCCTGCGCAGCCGCGCCAACACCATCGAGGGCGGCACCACCGAGGTGATGAAGAACATTCTCGGCGAGCGGGTGTTGGGCCTGCCCGGTGATCTGCGTGCCGACGCCGGCATGCCGTGGAAGGAGATCCCCCGTGGCTGA
- a CDS encoding acyl-CoA dehydrogenase family protein, translated as MAEKLADQPISSAEFQFSEEQQQLRAAVRKFCADNFDESTVRRLMESEVPFDAKVWNRLGGELGVLGLSVPEDDGGVGGSLVDQAVAVEEFGATLACGPLFGTVYLAVPALVASAAGPARDELLAALVEGTTTAAFAVADKAGAFDPAAVTVTAAGDTVSGTVARVIDGAAADVILVAATGSDGLGLYAVDANDAARTPLSTLDLTRPQANITFTDSPARLLAGPEEAERVITHALQVGSALLAVEQVGAAQHLLDLSVEYAKSRLQFGRQIGSFQAIKHKLADMLVDVEHARSAAYHAVWALTDGSDDPALAVSIAQATASAALSRVAADTIQVHGGIGFTWEHHAHLYFKRATTDAALLGSAEQHRARVAEIVLDEASAEDATRVADGLPV; from the coding sequence GTGGCTGAGAAGCTTGCGGATCAGCCCATCAGCAGCGCTGAGTTCCAGTTCAGCGAGGAGCAGCAGCAGCTGCGCGCCGCCGTCCGCAAGTTCTGCGCCGACAACTTCGACGAGTCCACCGTGCGCCGGTTGATGGAGTCCGAGGTGCCCTTCGACGCCAAGGTGTGGAACCGCCTCGGCGGCGAGCTCGGCGTGCTCGGACTCTCGGTGCCCGAGGACGACGGCGGTGTCGGCGGATCGCTGGTCGATCAGGCCGTCGCGGTCGAAGAATTCGGCGCCACCCTCGCGTGCGGGCCGCTGTTCGGCACCGTCTATCTCGCCGTCCCCGCGCTGGTGGCCAGCGCGGCCGGTCCGGCGCGTGACGAGTTGCTGGCTGCGCTGGTGGAGGGGACGACCACTGCCGCCTTCGCGGTGGCCGACAAGGCCGGCGCGTTCGACCCGGCCGCCGTCACGGTCACCGCCGCCGGTGACACGGTATCCGGCACGGTCGCTCGCGTGATCGACGGTGCCGCGGCCGACGTAATCCTGGTGGCGGCAACCGGTTCCGACGGCCTCGGGCTGTACGCGGTGGACGCCAACGACGCTGCGCGCACCCCGCTGTCGACCCTGGACCTGACCCGGCCACAAGCCAACATCACCTTCACCGACTCCCCCGCCCGGCTGCTGGCCGGCCCCGAGGAAGCCGAGCGGGTGATCACCCATGCACTGCAGGTGGGTTCGGCGCTGTTGGCCGTCGAGCAGGTCGGTGCCGCACAGCATCTACTGGATCTGTCGGTCGAGTACGCGAAGTCCCGGTTGCAGTTCGGCCGTCAGATCGGTTCGTTCCAGGCGATCAAGCACAAGTTGGCCGACATGCTGGTCGACGTCGAGCACGCCCGCTCAGCGGCCTATCACGCCGTGTGGGCGCTGACGGACGGCTCCGATGATCCGGCCCTGGCGGTCAGCATCGCGCAGGCCACCGCATCGGCAGCTTTGAGCCGCGTCGCCGCCGACACCATTCAGGTGCACGGTGGGATCGGCTTCACCTGGGAACACCACGCGCACCTGTATTTCAAGCGCGCCACAACCGATGCCGCGCTGCTGGGTAGTGCCGAGCAGCACCGGGCCCGGGTCGCCGAGATCGTGTTGGACGAGGCGAGCGCCGAGGATGCCACCCGAGTGGCGGACGGTCTGCCGGTCTAA